In Capra hircus breed San Clemente chromosome 26, ASM170441v1, whole genome shotgun sequence, the following are encoded in one genomic region:
- the RBP4 gene encoding retinol-binding protein 4 precursor (The RefSeq protein has 1 substitution, 1 frameshift compared to this genomic sequence), with protein MEWVCALVLLAALGSARAERDCRVSSFRVKENFDKARFAGTWYAMAKKDPEGLFLQDNIVAEFSVDENGHMSATAKGRVRLLNNWDVCADMVGTFTDTEDPAKFKMKYWGVASFLQKGNDDHWIIDTDYETYAVQYSCRLLNLDGTCADSYSFVFARDPSGFAPEVQKIVRQRQEELCLARQYRLIPHNGYCDGKSERNIL; from the exons ATGGAGTGGGTGTGGGCGCTGGTGCTACTGGCGGCGCTGGGCAGCGCCCGGGCGGAGCGCGACTGCCGGGTGAGCAGCTTCCGAGTCAAGGAGAACTTCGACAAGGCTCGC tTCGCCGGCACCTGGTACGCCATGGCCAAGAAGGACCCCGAGGGCCTCTTTCTGCAAGACAACATCGTCGCCGAGTTCTCCGTGGACGAGAACGGCCACATGAGCGCCACGGCCAAGGGCCGAGTCCGTCTCTTAAA TAACTGGGACGTGTGTGCAGACATGGTGGGCACCTTCACAGACACTGAGGACCCTGCCAAGTTCAAGATGAAGTACTGGGGCGTAGCGTCCTTTCTCCAGAAAGGAA ACGATGACCACTGGATCATTGACACGGACTACGAGACCTATGCCGTGCAGTACTCCTGCCGCCTCCTGAACCTCGATGGCACCTGCGCTGACAGCTACTCTTTCGTGTTCGCCCGAGACCCCAGCGGCTTTGCGCCGGAAGTGCAGAAAATCGTGCGGCAGAGGCAGGAGGAGCTGTGCCTGGCCAGGCAGTACCGGCTGATCCCTCAC G GTTACTGTGATGGCAAGTCAGAAAGAAACattttgtag
- the RBP4 gene encoding retinol-binding protein 4 isoform X1 — protein MEWVWALVLLAALGSARAERDCRVSSFRVKENFDKARFAGTWYAMAKKDPEGLFLQDNIVAEFSVDENGHMSATAKGRVRLLNNWDVCADMVGTFTDTEDPAKFKMKYWGVASFLQKGNDDHWIIDTDYETYAVQYSCRLLNLDGTCADSYSFVFARDPSGFAPEVQKIVRQRQEELCLARQYRLIPHKVTVMASQKETFCSNMEGVLSLGNFPLTLLSLQLFGV, from the exons ATGGAGTGGGTGTGGGCGCTGGTGCTACTGGCGGCGCTGGGCAGCGCCCGGGCGGAGCGCGACTGCCGGGTGAGCAGCTTCCGAGTCAAGGAGAACTTCGACAAGGCTCGC tTCGCCGGCACCTGGTACGCCATGGCCAAGAAGGACCCCGAGGGCCTCTTTCTGCAAGACAACATCGTCGCCGAGTTCTCCGTGGACGAGAACGGCCACATGAGCGCCACGGCCAAGGGCCGAGTCCGTCTCTTAAA TAACTGGGACGTGTGTGCAGACATGGTGGGCACCTTCACAGACACTGAGGACCCTGCCAAGTTCAAGATGAAGTACTGGGGCGTAGCGTCCTTTCTCCAGAAAGGAA ACGATGACCACTGGATCATTGACACGGACTACGAGACCTATGCCGTGCAGTACTCCTGCCGCCTCCTGAACCTCGATGGCACCTGCGCTGACAGCTACTCTTTCGTGTTCGCCCGAGACCCCAGCGGCTTTGCGCCGGAAGTGCAGAAAATCGTGCGGCAGAGGCAGGAGGAGCTGTGCCTGGCCAGGCAGTACCGGCTGATCCCTCACAAG GTTACTGTGATGGCAAGTCAGAAAGAAACattttgtagcaacatggaaggTGTCCTTTCATTAGGAAACTTCCCGTTAACCTTACTCAGCCTCCAGCTCTTTGGAGTTTAG